The following are encoded together in the Acidobacteriota bacterium genome:
- a CDS encoding BatA and WFA domain-containing protein, producing MSFLTPLFLLGLAALAIPVLVHLTQRERKSVVAFPSLMFLKKIPYESVQKRRIRDWLLLAMRLAALALIVAAFARPFLRGSEIAAAAGGAREIVVLLDRSYSMGYGDSWSRAQRLAADAIASATPADRVSLVLFADHAEVVLRSTPDRSRAVAEINAASPGPGATKYGPALKLAGSALAESLLPRKEVIVVSDFQRSGWQPDDTLRLPGGTVITPVMVEGATGPNLALTPATLLRTRDAGQPERVTVTAGVLNRTTAPAAAVPVQLEMDGRIVQTLTVDVAGSASATVTFAPVSIAATTTRATVRLGSDAAAGVAVQTGIAPASSSIDALARDNVFNFVITPSAPVPVTVVTQGSRGDANLYLSRALEIGEAPRFETSLQSVEALAGDAVNRARLLIVNDLAVPEATAARLVTFVEGGGGLLMALGPRASWPSSREAWLPAVIGAPVDRTRGAAAKLSGMDFGHAVFEPFRAPRSGDFSTARFYSYRGLKAAKDATVLARFDTGEPALIEKAAGRGRIVMFASTIDLSWNDLALKPVFLPFVHQLGRHLSGFREQPASLTVGEVLDITAAEIAAGATSTAGANSEAGRTVLAPSGQRRDLSVNSEAPTSAAALELVEQGFYQVRPAGREAGPVIVAAANVNLAESNLDRMDPKELVSGVTGNGVSGPAGAQDVLPDEAQELAQRVWWYLLFAGILLLIAETVLAQRLSRATR from the coding sequence GTGTCGTTCCTGACGCCCCTCTTCCTGCTCGGTCTCGCGGCGCTGGCGATCCCGGTGCTCGTGCACCTGACCCAGCGCGAGCGCAAGTCGGTGGTCGCGTTTCCGTCACTGATGTTCCTCAAGAAGATCCCCTACGAGTCGGTGCAGAAGCGCCGCATTCGCGACTGGCTGTTGCTGGCCATGCGGCTGGCGGCGCTGGCGCTGATCGTCGCGGCGTTCGCGCGGCCGTTCCTGCGCGGGTCGGAGATTGCCGCCGCGGCCGGCGGCGCCCGCGAGATCGTGGTGCTGCTCGATCGCTCGTACAGCATGGGTTACGGCGATTCGTGGTCGCGGGCGCAGCGGCTCGCCGCCGACGCGATTGCCTCGGCCACGCCGGCCGATCGCGTGTCACTGGTGCTGTTTGCCGACCATGCCGAAGTGGTGTTGCGCTCGACGCCCGATCGGTCGCGTGCGGTGGCCGAGATCAACGCCGCGTCGCCCGGTCCCGGCGCGACCAAATACGGACCGGCGCTGAAGCTGGCCGGCAGCGCGCTGGCCGAGTCGCTGTTGCCGCGGAAGGAAGTGATCGTGGTGTCCGACTTCCAGCGCAGCGGCTGGCAGCCCGACGACACGTTGCGCCTGCCCGGCGGCACGGTGATCACGCCGGTCATGGTGGAAGGCGCCACCGGCCCGAACCTGGCGCTGACGCCCGCGACGTTGCTGCGCACGCGCGATGCCGGCCAGCCCGAACGGGTGACCGTCACCGCCGGCGTGCTGAACCGCACCACCGCACCGGCGGCCGCAGTGCCGGTGCAGCTGGAAATGGACGGCCGCATCGTCCAGACGCTGACAGTGGATGTCGCCGGCAGCGCCTCGGCGACCGTGACCTTCGCGCCGGTGTCGATCGCCGCGACCACGACCCGCGCGACCGTGCGCCTCGGCAGTGACGCGGCCGCCGGTGTGGCCGTGCAGACTGGCATCGCGCCGGCTTCGTCATCGATCGACGCGCTGGCGCGTGACAACGTGTTCAACTTCGTCATTACGCCGAGCGCGCCGGTGCCGGTCACGGTGGTGACGCAGGGGAGCCGCGGCGACGCCAACTTGTATTTGTCGCGCGCGCTCGAGATTGGCGAGGCGCCGCGGTTCGAGACGTCGTTGCAGTCGGTCGAGGCCCTGGCCGGCGACGCCGTGAATCGCGCGCGACTGCTGATCGTGAACGATCTCGCGGTGCCCGAGGCCACCGCGGCCCGGCTGGTCACGTTCGTCGAAGGCGGCGGCGGCTTGCTGATGGCGCTCGGCCCGCGCGCGTCGTGGCCGTCTTCCCGCGAAGCGTGGCTGCCGGCGGTGATCGGCGCGCCGGTGGATCGCACCCGCGGCGCGGCGGCCAAGTTGAGCGGCATGGACTTCGGGCACGCGGTGTTCGAACCGTTCCGCGCCCCGCGCAGCGGCGACTTCTCGACCGCGCGGTTTTACTCGTACCGCGGCTTGAAGGCGGCCAAGGATGCCACCGTGCTGGCGCGCTTCGATACCGGCGAGCCCGCGTTGATCGAAAAGGCCGCTGGCCGCGGTCGCATCGTCATGTTCGCCTCGACCATCGATCTCAGTTGGAACGACCTGGCGCTGAAGCCGGTGTTCCTGCCGTTCGTGCACCAGCTGGGCCGGCACCTGTCGGGCTTCCGCGAGCAGCCGGCGTCCCTGACGGTGGGTGAAGTGCTCGACATCACGGCGGCGGAGATTGCCGCCGGCGCCACCTCGACGGCCGGCGCCAATAGCGAGGCCGGCCGCACGGTGCTGGCGCCGTCGGGCCAGCGTCGTGATTTAAGTGTGAATTCCGAGGCGCCGACGTCCGCGGCGGCGCTGGAACTGGTCGAACAAGGTTTCTACCAGGTCCGGCCGGCGGGACGAGAGGCGGGACCGGTGATTGTCGCGGCCGCCAACGTCAACCTGGCGGAATCGAACCTCGACCGGATGGACCCGAAAGAGTTGGTGTCGGGCGTGACCGGCAACGGGGTGTCCGGCCCGGCCGGCGCCCAGGACGTCTTACCGGATGAGGCGCAGGAACTGGCGCAACGGGTCTGGTGGTATCTGCTGTTCGCAGGTATCCTGCTGCTAATCGCCGAGACCGTGTTGGCGCAGCGACTATCGCGCGCCACACGATAA
- a CDS encoding DUF58 domain-containing protein: MSVHQPIPGARFVDPVVLSRIGNLEMVAKTVVDGLINGTHRSPFFGASVDFAEHRGYVAGDDIRRVDWRVYARTDKYYIKEFEADSNANFSVLLDVSKSMSFGEKLSKLDYAKTLAACLTYLANQQRDRVGLVTFDEGIVEHVPPSAKHMDVVLHTLDRAKAEKPGHLVAPLKRLAEHFGRRGIIVVISDFYAEPDEIFDAVGLLRFRGNDVVLFHVLDPQEVDFSFVEPSSFEDLESGDQIPVVPAALADQYRSLVAAHIEALTTRASQQQIDYMLLNTSQPLDYALFRFLSMRERMARTR, encoded by the coding sequence ATGTCAGTACACCAACCAATTCCCGGCGCGCGCTTCGTGGACCCCGTGGTCCTGTCGCGCATCGGCAACCTGGAGATGGTCGCCAAGACGGTGGTCGATGGCCTGATCAACGGCACCCATCGCTCGCCGTTCTTCGGCGCGTCGGTGGATTTTGCCGAGCATCGCGGCTATGTCGCCGGCGACGACATCCGGCGGGTGGACTGGCGCGTCTACGCGCGCACCGACAAGTACTACATCAAGGAGTTCGAGGCCGATTCCAATGCCAACTTCTCGGTGCTGCTCGACGTCTCGAAGTCGATGAGCTTCGGCGAGAAGCTCTCGAAGCTCGACTACGCCAAGACCCTGGCGGCGTGCCTGACGTATCTCGCCAACCAGCAGCGCGATCGGGTCGGCCTGGTGACGTTCGATGAGGGCATCGTCGAGCACGTGCCGCCGTCGGCCAAGCACATGGATGTGGTGCTGCACACGCTCGACCGGGCGAAGGCGGAGAAGCCCGGTCACCTGGTGGCGCCGCTCAAGCGGCTGGCCGAGCACTTCGGCCGCCGCGGCATCATCGTCGTGATCTCGGACTTCTATGCCGAGCCCGACGAGATTTTCGATGCGGTGGGGCTGCTCCGGTTCCGCGGCAACGATGTCGTGCTGTTTCACGTGCTCGATCCGCAGGAGGTTGATTTCTCGTTCGTGGAGCCGTCCAGCTTCGAGGACCTCGAGAGCGGCGACCAGATTCCCGTCGTGCCGGCGGCCCTGGCGGACCAGTACCGATCGCTGGTGGCGGCGCACATCGAGGCCCTGACCACTCGCGCGTCACAGCAGCAGATTGACTACATGCTGCTCAATACCAGCCAGCCGCTCGATTACGCGCTGTTCCGCTTCCTGTCGATGCGCGAACGCATGGCCCGCACGAGGTAA
- a CDS encoding MoxR family ATPase: MDTVDMNSPDDLALADRMKDGRDQIIRELKKLIVGQDEVVNQVLLTLFVGGNSLLIGVPGLAKTLLIHTMARVLDLKFSRIQFTPDLMPSDITGTDIIQEDAATGRRQMVFSPGPIFANIVLADEINRTPPKTQSALLEAMQEHRVTIQGRTYKLEEPFYVFATQNPIELEGTYPLPEAQLDRFMFHIVMEHPPEEEEFLVVKTTTAILEPTFERPVSGPDLVAFQRLVRRVPVADPVMRYALSLVRASRPKSPTCPDNVKKWVAFGASVRAAQFLVLGGKARALTSGRYHVSFDDIRAIAHSVLRHRVLTNFHAQSEGVTSDVLIDRLIEAVPSPRSGM, encoded by the coding sequence GTGGACACCGTTGACATGAATTCGCCGGATGATCTCGCCCTTGCCGACCGCATGAAGGACGGCCGCGACCAGATCATCCGCGAGTTGAAGAAGCTGATCGTCGGGCAGGATGAAGTCGTCAATCAGGTGCTGCTGACCTTGTTCGTCGGCGGCAACAGCCTGCTGATCGGCGTGCCCGGCCTCGCCAAGACGCTGTTGATTCACACCATGGCCCGCGTGCTGGACCTGAAGTTTTCGCGCATCCAGTTCACGCCCGACCTGATGCCGTCCGACATCACCGGCACCGACATCATCCAGGAAGACGCCGCCACCGGCCGCCGCCAGATGGTGTTTTCACCCGGGCCGATCTTCGCCAACATCGTGCTGGCTGACGAAATCAACCGCACGCCGCCCAAGACGCAGTCCGCCTTGCTCGAAGCCATGCAGGAACACCGCGTCACCATCCAGGGCCGTACCTATAAGCTCGAAGAGCCGTTCTACGTGTTCGCGACCCAGAACCCGATCGAGCTCGAAGGCACGTATCCGCTGCCCGAAGCACAACTCGATCGCTTCATGTTTCACATCGTCATGGAACACCCGCCGGAAGAGGAAGAGTTCCTGGTCGTGAAGACGACGACGGCGATTCTCGAGCCGACGTTCGAACGGCCGGTGAGCGGGCCTGACCTGGTGGCGTTCCAGCGCCTGGTGCGCCGGGTGCCGGTGGCCGATCCGGTGATGCGCTACGCGCTGTCCCTGGTTCGCGCCAGTCGCCCGAAGTCGCCGACCTGCCCCGACAACGTCAAGAAGTGGGTGGCGTTTGGCGCCAGCGTCCGCGCGGCGCAGTTCCTGGTGCTCGGCGGCAAGGCGCGCGCGCTCACCAGCGGCCGCTACCACGTGAGCTTCGACGACATTCGCGCGATCGCCCACTCGGTGCTGCGTCACCGCGTGCTGACCAACTTCCATGCGCAGTCGGAAGGCGTCACGAGCGACGTGCTGATCGACCGCCTGATCGAGGCCGTGCCGTCGCCGCGTTCGGGCATGTAG
- a CDS encoding DUF4159 domain-containing protein → MLAIVGGGNPFFLSTEALRAKVEGLPAATVEQDFPGFRSRRPPPVIELGQAEYDGRFVFTRLRYPSADLRMMRREPPWAHDFPRADFNFTKILAELTFVRTFADKGNVRTLDDPDLAMFPVAYMSEPGFWTLSDPEADGLRAYLQKGGFIIFDDFREDHRDNLVHQMRRVLPDARWVPLDVSHPIFHSFFEIDSLEVEGYYGPTEWTGIFEDNDPARRLLAVANYNHDLGELWEYSDTGYVPVDLSNEAYKFGVNYVIYAMTH, encoded by the coding sequence GTGCTGGCCATTGTTGGTGGAGGCAACCCCTTCTTCCTGTCCACCGAAGCGCTGCGCGCGAAGGTGGAGGGGTTGCCTGCGGCCACGGTGGAGCAGGACTTTCCTGGCTTCCGCAGCCGTCGCCCGCCGCCCGTGATTGAGCTGGGGCAGGCCGAGTACGACGGCCGCTTCGTGTTCACGCGGTTGCGCTACCCGTCGGCCGACCTGCGGATGATGCGCCGCGAGCCGCCGTGGGCGCACGACTTTCCGCGCGCTGATTTCAACTTCACGAAGATCCTGGCCGAGCTCACGTTCGTCCGGACGTTTGCGGACAAAGGTAACGTGCGCACGCTCGACGATCCCGACCTGGCGATGTTTCCGGTCGCCTACATGTCGGAGCCGGGGTTCTGGACGCTGAGCGACCCGGAAGCGGACGGACTGCGGGCGTACCTCCAGAAGGGCGGCTTCATCATCTTCGACGACTTCCGCGAGGACCACCGCGACAACCTGGTGCACCAGATGCGGCGCGTGCTGCCCGACGCGCGCTGGGTGCCGCTCGACGTCTCGCATCCGATCTTCCATTCGTTCTTCGAGATCGATTCGCTCGAGGTCGAGGGCTACTACGGCCCCACCGAGTGGACCGGGATCTTCGAGGACAACGATCCGGCGCGCCGGTTGCTGGCCGTGGCCAACTACAACCACGACCTGGGCGAGCTGTGGGAATACTCGGACACGGGCTATGTGCCGGTGGATTTATCGAACGAGGCGTACAAGTTTGGCGTGAACTACGTCATCTACGCGATGACGCACTAG
- a CDS encoding glutamine amidotransferase, with protein MFDALFRFFFELSPVVFSQGEFRFAASTGSYVAAVAVAVAVGLTVMAYRSGRGHARDRAILATIRTALLAILLVCLFRPLLVVKAAVAQQNFLGVLLDDSRSMQIADRNGQPRSSFIAEQLTGPNAALLAALSERFTVRTFRFSAAPARTTEPGDLTFGGSQTRIGAALSGVRQELAGLPVAGLVMVSDGADTADAALGDALLGLKAEGLPVFTVGVGQEQLSKDIQVGRISTPKTALKGTTLMVDVVLSQSGFDGQPVTLDVEDEGTLVSTQQVTLPDAGTPASIPVRFTVTEAGPRVLRFRVSPQPGELVTENNAREALIDVRDRKEKVLYFEGEPRFEMKFIGRAVKDDSNLILTVLQRTADNKYLRLGVDTPDELAAGFPKTREELFAYRGLVLGSIEAGAFSGDQLRMIAEFVDRRGGGLLTLGGPRAFAEGGYAGTAVADVLPVVLDRTRTQAKDTVSRLTVKPTRAGSATAVTQLAANEAASAERWSTLPGITAVNRVDAVKPGATVLLSGTDEARAERPMLAFQRYGRGKAFSFLPQDSWIWQMHHSIPVEDMTHENYWRQLLRSVVDDVPDQVEPSLTTERVEPGEAATLVANVVDPSFVELNDAVVMATITGPDGQVSDLPMTWDGEHAGRYSVAVPTRAPGWYEAKLDAMRGGKMIGSTVTHFRAAPGEAEFFDATMKAATLKRIAEETGGRYYDAANTATLADDLRYTGRGVTSVEEHDLWHMPIVLMLLVGLLCAEWGYRRVVGLA; from the coding sequence GTGTTCGACGCCCTTTTTAGATTCTTTTTCGAGCTTTCCCCGGTGGTGTTCAGCCAGGGGGAATTTCGCTTCGCCGCCTCCACGGGTTCGTACGTGGCCGCCGTCGCGGTGGCGGTGGCGGTCGGCCTGACGGTGATGGCGTACCGCTCGGGCCGCGGCCACGCGCGCGACCGCGCCATCCTGGCGACCATTCGCACTGCGCTGCTGGCCATCCTGCTGGTGTGCCTGTTCCGCCCGCTGCTGGTCGTCAAGGCCGCGGTGGCGCAGCAGAATTTCCTGGGCGTGCTGCTGGACGACTCGCGCAGCATGCAGATTGCCGACCGCAACGGCCAGCCGCGCTCGTCGTTTATTGCCGAACAGCTCACCGGCCCCAATGCGGCGCTGCTGGCGGCGCTGTCGGAACGCTTCACCGTCCGCACCTTCCGCTTCTCGGCGGCGCCGGCGCGCACGACCGAGCCGGGCGACCTCACCTTCGGTGGTTCGCAAACCCGAATTGGCGCCGCGCTGTCGGGCGTGCGCCAGGAATTGGCCGGCCTGCCGGTGGCCGGGCTGGTGATGGTCAGCGACGGCGCCGACACGGCCGACGCGGCGCTCGGTGACGCGCTGCTCGGCCTCAAAGCCGAGGGGCTGCCGGTGTTCACCGTCGGCGTCGGCCAGGAGCAGTTGTCGAAAGACATCCAGGTCGGCCGCATCTCGACGCCGAAGACCGCCTTGAAAGGCACCACGTTGATGGTGGACGTGGTGTTGTCACAGTCGGGGTTCGATGGCCAGCCGGTCACGCTCGACGTGGAAGACGAAGGCACGCTGGTCAGCACGCAGCAGGTGACGTTGCCCGATGCCGGCACGCCGGCCTCCATCCCCGTGCGGTTTACGGTCACCGAGGCCGGCCCGCGCGTGCTGCGCTTCCGGGTGTCGCCACAGCCAGGCGAGCTGGTTACCGAGAACAACGCGCGCGAAGCGTTGATTGACGTTCGCGACCGCAAGGAGAAGGTCCTCTACTTCGAGGGCGAGCCGCGCTTCGAGATGAAGTTCATCGGCCGCGCCGTCAAGGACGACAGCAACCTGATTCTCACGGTCCTGCAGCGCACCGCCGACAACAAGTACCTCCGCCTGGGCGTTGACACACCGGACGAGTTGGCGGCAGGGTTCCCGAAGACGCGTGAAGAGCTGTTCGCGTACCGCGGCCTGGTGCTCGGCAGCATCGAGGCCGGCGCCTTCTCCGGCGACCAGCTGCGCATGATTGCGGAGTTCGTCGATCGCCGCGGCGGCGGATTGCTCACGCTCGGCGGTCCGCGCGCCTTCGCCGAGGGCGGCTACGCCGGCACCGCGGTTGCCGACGTGCTGCCGGTGGTGCTGGATCGGACCCGGACCCAGGCCAAGGACACCGTGTCGCGGCTCACCGTGAAGCCGACCCGCGCCGGCAGCGCCACTGCCGTGACACAGCTCGCGGCCAACGAAGCGGCGTCAGCAGAACGCTGGAGCACGCTCCCCGGCATTACCGCGGTCAATCGCGTCGACGCCGTGAAACCCGGGGCCACCGTGCTGCTGAGCGGCACCGACGAGGCGCGCGCGGAACGGCCGATGCTGGCGTTCCAGCGCTACGGCCGCGGCAAGGCCTTTTCGTTTCTGCCGCAAGACTCCTGGATCTGGCAGATGCACCACAGCATTCCCGTGGAAGACATGACCCACGAGAACTACTGGCGCCAGTTGCTGCGCTCGGTCGTGGACGATGTGCCGGACCAGGTGGAGCCGAGTTTGACGACGGAACGGGTGGAGCCGGGCGAGGCCGCGACGCTTGTGGCCAACGTGGTCGATCCCTCCTTCGTCGAACTGAACGACGCCGTCGTCATGGCGACCATCACCGGTCCCGACGGCCAGGTTTCGGACCTGCCCATGACCTGGGACGGGGAGCACGCGGGGCGCTACTCGGTCGCGGTGCCGACCAGGGCGCCGGGCTGGTACGAGGCCAAGCTCGATGCCATGCGCGGCGGCAAGATGATCGGCAGCACCGTCACGCACTTCCGCGCCGCGCCGGGCGAGGCCGAGTTTTTCGACGCCACCATGAAGGCCGCGACGCTGAAGCGGATTGCCGAAGAGACCGGCGGGCGCTACTACGACGCGGCCAACACCGCGACCCTGGCCGATGACCTGCGCTATACCGGCCGCGGCGTCACCAGCGTGGAAGAGCACGATCTCTGGCACATGCCGATCGTGCTGATGCTGCTGGTGGGCCTGCTGTGCGCCGAATGGGGGTACCGACGTGTTGTCGGCCTCGCGTAG
- a CDS encoding branched-chain amino acid aminotransferase, which translates to MLATIPVIKTTASRLTPEIRDKSAFGAVFSDHMLMADYANGKWGDPKIVPYGAQMMAAAPAVAHYGQGIFEGFKAFPRPGGGAVLFRPDANHARMNRTCQRMAMPEIPASIFIDGTAALVQLDRNWIPESDGAALYIRPVMFATGEPLGVRPSDTFRFIIETCPSGPYFSGAADLIAEDVYVRAFPGGTGAAKCGGNYAGSMLAALEAQKKGFHNVLWLDGIEHKWVEEAGLMNVMFVINGTVVTPPLGGTILPGITRDSVLTLLRDMKVPIEERRISIDEVFEAHAKGALDGAAGVGTAAVIAPLGRLRHKDREITVKAMTPDSVLAKVGAELEGIRSGRIADRHGWLMTI; encoded by the coding sequence ATGCTCGCTACCATTCCCGTCATCAAGACCACTGCTTCCCGGCTGACGCCGGAAATCCGCGACAAATCTGCGTTCGGCGCCGTGTTCAGCGATCACATGCTGATGGCCGACTACGCCAACGGCAAGTGGGGCGATCCGAAGATTGTTCCCTACGGCGCCCAGATGATGGCCGCTGCGCCGGCCGTGGCCCACTACGGCCAGGGCATCTTCGAGGGGTTCAAGGCGTTTCCGCGGCCCGGCGGCGGCGCGGTGCTGTTCCGCCCCGACGCCAACCACGCCCGCATGAACCGGACCTGCCAGCGCATGGCGATGCCCGAGATTCCAGCCTCGATCTTCATCGATGGCACGGCGGCGCTCGTGCAACTGGACCGCAACTGGATTCCCGAAAGCGACGGCGCGGCCCTCTACATTCGTCCCGTCATGTTCGCCACCGGCGAGCCGCTCGGCGTGCGGCCGTCAGACACCTTCCGTTTCATCATCGAGACCTGCCCGAGCGGTCCCTATTTCTCGGGCGCTGCTGACCTGATTGCCGAAGACGTTTACGTGCGCGCTTTCCCCGGCGGCACCGGCGCCGCCAAGTGCGGCGGCAACTACGCCGGCAGCATGCTGGCCGCGCTCGAGGCGCAGAAGAAGGGCTTTCACAACGTGCTGTGGCTCGACGGCATCGAGCACAAGTGGGTCGAAGAGGCCGGCCTCATGAACGTCATGTTCGTGATCAACGGTACCGTCGTCACGCCGCCCCTCGGCGGCACCATCCTTCCCGGCATCACGCGCGACAGCGTGCTGACGCTGCTGCGCGACATGAAGGTGCCGATCGAGGAGCGCCGCATTTCGATCGATGAAGTGTTCGAGGCGCACGCCAAGGGCGCGCTCGACGGCGCGGCCGGCGTGGGCACCGCGGCCGTGATTGCGCCACTCGGCCGCCTGCGTCACAAGGACCGCGAGATCACGGTCAAGGCGATGACGCCAGACTCGGTGCTCGCGAAGGTGGGCGCCGAACTCGAAGGCATCCGCTCGGGCCGCATTGCCGACCGCCACGGCTGGCTGATGACGATTTAG
- a CDS encoding YciI-like protein, whose translation MPYFALTYEVVDDFINKRTPFRPAHISGVREAHARGELVMAGALGEPAGALLVFRGADKSVAENFAKADPYVNEGLVKSWSVRPWTVVVGQDPSETPPGLPK comes from the coding sequence ATGCCGTACTTTGCGCTGACCTACGAGGTCGTGGACGACTTCATCAACAAGCGGACGCCGTTTCGCCCCGCGCACATCAGCGGTGTGCGCGAGGCGCACGCGCGCGGCGAGCTCGTCATGGCCGGGGCGCTCGGCGAACCGGCCGGCGCGCTGCTGGTCTTCCGCGGCGCGGACAAGTCGGTCGCCGAGAACTTCGCCAAGGCCGACCCTTACGTCAACGAGGGACTCGTCAAGAGCTGGTCGGTGCGGCCGTGGACGGTCGTCGTTGGCCAGGACCCGTCAGAGACGCCGCCCGGCCTGCCGAAGTGA
- a CDS encoding acyl-CoA dehydrogenase family protein — MLEPSSRSRELRERLLAFFDQHIYPNEALFHQQIHDHRWQVPTIVEALKIKARAEGLWNLFLPASDHGAGLTNLEYAPLCEVMGRSLAFGPEVFNCGAPDTGNMEVLARYGSPEQQARWLTPLLDGRIRSCFAMTEPDVASSDATNIRSTIVRDGDHYVLNGRKWWISGAGDPRCQIAIFMGQSNPDAAPHQRQSMILVPMDTAGVTIQRMMTVFGYDDAPHGHAEMTFENVRVPAGNMLLGEGRGFEIAQGRLGPGRIHHCMRLIGLAERALETMCRRVKSRVAFGKTLAEQGTIRRDIADSRIEIDQARLLTLRAAHLMDTVGNKAARLEIAMIKVVAPNVALRVLDRAIQAHGAAGVSQDTFLAHAWASARTLRLADGPDEVHLESVAKLELRKG, encoded by the coding sequence ATGCTTGAGCCATCATCACGATCACGCGAGTTGCGCGAGCGCCTGCTCGCATTCTTCGATCAACATATCTACCCGAATGAAGCGCTGTTTCACCAGCAGATCCACGACCATCGATGGCAGGTCCCGACGATCGTCGAGGCACTGAAGATCAAGGCGCGGGCCGAGGGATTGTGGAACCTGTTCCTGCCGGCCAGCGATCACGGCGCGGGCCTGACCAACCTCGAATACGCGCCGCTCTGCGAGGTGATGGGACGCTCGCTTGCGTTCGGGCCCGAGGTGTTCAACTGTGGGGCGCCAGACACCGGCAACATGGAAGTGTTGGCGCGCTACGGATCGCCGGAGCAGCAGGCGCGTTGGTTGACACCGCTCCTCGACGGCCGCATCCGGTCGTGCTTCGCCATGACCGAACCCGACGTCGCCTCGTCTGACGCCACCAACATCCGCTCGACCATCGTCCGGGACGGCGACCACTATGTCTTGAACGGCCGGAAGTGGTGGATCTCCGGCGCGGGCGACCCCCGTTGCCAGATCGCCATCTTCATGGGACAGAGCAACCCCGATGCGGCGCCCCACCAGCGCCAGTCGATGATCCTGGTCCCGATGGACACCGCGGGTGTCACCATCCAGCGCATGATGACCGTGTTTGGCTACGACGATGCGCCGCACGGGCACGCGGAGATGACGTTCGAGAACGTGCGGGTGCCGGCGGGGAACATGCTGCTTGGCGAAGGCCGTGGCTTCGAGATTGCGCAGGGCCGCCTCGGGCCCGGCCGTATCCATCACTGCATGCGGTTGATCGGCCTGGCCGAACGCGCGCTCGAAACCATGTGCCGGCGCGTCAAGTCGCGCGTGGCCTTCGGCAAGACGCTGGCCGAGCAGGGCACCATTCGCCGCGACATTGCCGATTCGCGGATCGAGATCGATCAGGCGCGGCTGCTGACGTTGCGGGCGGCGCACCTGATGGACACGGTGGGCAACAAGGCCGCGCGGCTCGAGATCGCGATGATCAAGGTGGTGGCGCCGAACGTGGCGCTGCGCGTGCTCGATCGCGCGATCCAGGCGCACGGCGCGGCCGGGGTCAGCCAGGACACTTTTCTCGCCCACGCGTGGGCCTCGGCGCGCACGCTACGGCTCGCCGACGGCCCCGACGAAGTGCACCTGGAGAGCGTGGCGAAGCTCGAACTGCGAAAGGGCTAA